From a single Clostridium isatidis genomic region:
- a CDS encoding tRNA (adenine(22)-N(1))-methyltransferase: MELSKRLKLIINNIDPTGVLADIGTDHGYIPIYAVKNNLCQKAIATDVNKFPLDKARLNAILEGADDKLEFRLGNGLKPLNNNEANIIIIAGMGGNLIVNILEDSIDKVNELDYLILQPAQNPEVLREYLYNNNYEIIKEDLCLDENIYYELFKVKRKKGEITQLDPIYYEVSPKLLMEKHPLLKDYLKLKIENYNRILGYINEETENAKIRKETINNKIDLISKMINYL; this comes from the coding sequence ATGGAACTAAGCAAAAGATTAAAACTTATTATAAACAATATCGACCCAACAGGAGTTTTAGCAGATATAGGAACAGATCATGGTTATATACCTATTTATGCTGTAAAAAATAATCTTTGTCAAAAGGCTATTGCTACAGATGTAAATAAGTTTCCTTTAGATAAGGCAAGGTTGAATGCAATTCTAGAGGGAGCAGATGATAAATTAGAATTTAGATTAGGAAATGGACTTAAACCATTAAATAATAATGAAGCTAATATTATAATAATTGCTGGCATGGGTGGTAATTTAATAGTAAATATTTTAGAAGATAGTATAGATAAAGTAAATGAATTAGATTACCTTATTTTGCAACCAGCTCAAAATCCAGAAGTTTTAAGGGAATATTTATATAATAATAATTATGAAATAATTAAAGAAGATCTTTGTTTAGATGAAAATATATATTATGAACTTTTTAAGGTGAAAAGAAAAAAAGGCGAAATCACCCAATTAGATCCTATATATTATGAAGTAAGTCCTAAATTATTGATGGAAAAACATCCACTATTAAAAGATTATTTAAAGCTAAAGATAGAAAATTATAATCGAATTTTAGGTTATATAAATGAAGAAACAGAGAATGCTAAAATAAGAAAAGAAACAATTAATAATAAGATAGATTTAATTTCAAAAATGATAAATTATTTATAA
- the dnaG gene encoding DNA primase, whose product MQISEEILEKIKEYNDIVDVISETVKLKRSGRNFTGLCPFHNEKTPSFSVSPERQIYKCFGCGEAGNVITFIMKNRNLPYVDAVKYLADRVNIQIDTDRKNEDPKAKKRNLLYKVNVEAARFFYSNLKNSNVAKNYFLKRGIKEETIKKFGLGFARDSWDGLLNYLKKLGFKEDLLYEAGLVSASVKTGKKYDRFRNRVIFPVFDYRGRVIGFGGRVLDDSKPKYLNSPETLVFQKGTNLYGLNFALKGKMHERYFIIVEGYMDLISLHQQGITNVVASLGTALTNDQARLLKRYADKVIISYDADVAGQTATLRGLNILRDVGFDVRVLNIPNGKDPDEFVRNNGKDAFLELVKNAESLIDYRIRKAGEGLNLGDNTDLVKYGKVVTEILADVNPLEKDIYIKNISEKTGIREQTLFDLLSKEMTKNISKNNFMNNKEENGTKLYVEPPFLKAERALLKLSLEDEYFDEINKQISNKEFIMPEHIEIFSIIKEAKKGKINNIMSYLETQFTDAKILEELIKIKEEKILIGNNNKKLIRDLIRQIINYKLNRDLENLKNQQRAFEKQGKIEETIRIAMEINKINDQLKKGVN is encoded by the coding sequence TTGCAGATTTCTGAAGAGATTCTAGAGAAGATTAAAGAATACAATGACATAGTTGATGTAATATCAGAAACTGTAAAATTAAAGAGATCTGGCCGAAACTTTACAGGGTTATGTCCTTTTCATAATGAAAAGACGCCTTCATTTTCAGTATCACCAGAAAGACAAATATATAAATGCTTTGGCTGTGGAGAAGCAGGGAATGTAATAACATTTATTATGAAAAATAGAAATTTGCCCTATGTTGATGCAGTAAAGTATTTAGCTGATAGAGTAAATATACAGATAGATACTGATAGAAAAAATGAAGATCCTAAGGCTAAAAAAAGAAATCTACTTTATAAGGTCAACGTAGAAGCAGCTAGATTCTTTTATTCAAATTTAAAAAATTCAAATGTAGCTAAAAATTATTTTTTAAAGAGAGGAATAAAAGAAGAAACTATTAAAAAATTTGGGTTAGGTTTTGCTAGAGATAGTTGGGATGGTCTGCTTAATTATTTAAAAAAATTAGGTTTTAAAGAAGATTTATTATATGAAGCTGGTTTAGTGTCTGCTTCAGTAAAAACAGGAAAAAAATATGATAGATTTAGAAATAGGGTTATATTTCCTGTTTTTGATTATAGGGGTAGAGTTATAGGCTTTGGTGGAAGGGTATTAGATGATTCTAAACCTAAGTACTTAAATTCTCCAGAAACACTTGTTTTCCAAAAAGGAACTAATCTTTATGGATTAAACTTTGCCTTAAAAGGTAAAATGCATGAAAGATATTTTATTATAGTAGAAGGTTATATGGATTTAATATCATTGCATCAACAGGGAATTACCAATGTTGTTGCATCTTTAGGAACGGCTTTAACTAATGATCAAGCAAGATTGTTAAAAAGGTATGCAGATAAAGTTATTATTTCCTATGATGCAGATGTTGCAGGACAGACAGCAACATTAAGGGGACTTAATATCCTTAGGGATGTTGGTTTTGACGTTAGAGTTTTAAATATCCCTAATGGAAAAGATCCGGATGAATTTGTTAGAAATAATGGAAAAGATGCTTTTTTAGAATTAGTTAAAAATGCAGAAAGTCTAATAGATTATCGAATAAGAAAGGCTGGAGAGGGATTAAATTTAGGCGATAATACTGATTTGGTTAAGTATGGGAAAGTAGTAACTGAAATACTTGCTGATGTAAATCCATTAGAAAAAGATATATATATAAAAAATATATCAGAAAAAACAGGAATTAGAGAGCAGACATTATTTGATTTATTATCAAAAGAAATGACAAAAAATATTAGTAAGAATAATTTTATGAATAATAAGGAAGAAAATGGAACAAAATTATATGTAGAACCACCATTTTTAAAAGCAGAAAGAGCTTTATTAAAATTATCTCTAGAAGATGAATATTTTGACGAAATCAATAAGCAAATAAGCAATAAAGAGTTTATTATGCCGGAACATATAGAGATATTTTCTATCATTAAGGAAGCTAAAAAGGGAAAAATAAATAATATAATGAGTTATTTAGAAACCCAATTTACTGACGCAAAAATATTAGAAGAACTTATTAAAATCAAGGAAGAAAAAATTCTAATTGGAAATAATAATAAAAAGTTAATAAGAGATTTAATTAGACAAATTATTAATTATAAATTAAATAGGGATTTAGAAAATTTAAAAAATCAGCAAAGAGCTTTTGAAAAACAAGGAAAAATAGAGGAGACAATAAGAATAGCAATGGAAATTAATAAGATAAATGATCAACTTAAGAAAGGTGTGAATTAA
- the rpoD gene encoding RNA polymerase sigma factor RpoD encodes MVDGKTKAKDSKKDSETKNSKMAIVKNLLDKAKNKGSITYKEMMDEIDHIELTPEQIEKIYEVLESMGIEIIGDEISEENIEEEDLDLSIPEGIAIDDPVRMYLKEIGKVPLLSSEEEIELATRIEQGDEKAKKKLAEANLRLVVSIAKRYVGRGMLFLDLIQEGNLGLIKAVEKFDYRKGFKFSTYATWWIRQAITRAIADQARTIRIPVHMVETINKLIRIQRQLLQELGRDPHPEEIAEIMELPVEKVREIQKIAQEPVSLETPIGEEEDSHLGDFIPDDDALAPAEAAAFTMLKEQLINVLDTLTPREEKVLRLRFGLDDGRARTLEEVGKEFNVTRERIRQIEAKALRKLRHPSRSKKLKDYLD; translated from the coding sequence ATGGTAGATGGAAAAACAAAAGCTAAGGACAGTAAAAAAGACAGTGAAACAAAAAATAGTAAAATGGCAATAGTTAAAAATCTACTAGATAAAGCAAAGAACAAGGGTTCTATAACATATAAGGAAATGATGGATGAAATTGATCATATAGAATTAACTCCTGAACAAATAGAAAAAATCTATGAAGTATTAGAATCTATGGGAATAGAAATTATTGGTGATGAAATTTCTGAAGAGAATATTGAGGAAGAAGATTTAGATTTAAGTATTCCAGAAGGGATTGCAATAGATGATCCAGTAAGAATGTATTTAAAAGAAATAGGAAAAGTTCCTTTACTATCCTCAGAGGAGGAAATAGAATTAGCAACAAGAATAGAACAAGGTGATGAAAAGGCTAAAAAGAAATTAGCAGAAGCAAACCTTAGACTAGTAGTTAGTATAGCTAAAAGATATGTTGGAAGGGGAATGTTATTCTTAGATTTAATTCAAGAAGGAAACTTGGGGCTTATAAAAGCAGTAGAAAAGTTTGATTATAGAAAAGGCTTTAAATTTTCTACATATGCTACATGGTGGATAAGGCAAGCAATAACAAGAGCAATTGCAGATCAAGCAAGAACTATTAGAATCCCTGTTCATATGGTTGAAACAATTAATAAATTAATTAGAATTCAACGTCAATTATTACAAGAATTAGGAAGGGATCCTCATCCAGAAGAAATTGCTGAAATTATGGAACTTCCAGTTGAAAAGGTAAGAGAAATTCAAAAAATAGCTCAAGAGCCAGTATCTCTTGAAACACCAATTGGTGAAGAAGAAGATTCGCATCTTGGAGATTTTATACCAGACGATGATGCCTTAGCACCAGCAGAAGCTGCCGCTTTTACAATGCTTAAGGAACAACTAATAAATGTATTAGATACTCTAACACCTAGAGAAGAAAAGGTGTTAAGATTAAGATTCGGTCTAGATGATGGTAGAGCAAGAACTCTTGAAGAAGTAGGAAAAGAGTTTAATGTAACAAGAGAAAGAATAAGACAAATTGAAGCAAAGGCTCTTAGAAAATTAAGACACCCTTCAAGAAGTAAAAAATTAAAGGATTATTTAGATTAG